The region acacgcacacacacacacacacacacatacacactcacacacacacacacacacacacacacacacacacacacacacacacacacacaaacacgacaCTACTAAACTGTACTCTAACTCTAACTGTGTTTGATATTATTTTCTTACGCCTACTCAAAGGGGCAAGGTATACTCAAGGTAGGGCAGGGTGCACCCCTTTTGAGAATGGCATTGTATCTTGTTAAAACAGCCTGTGTGAAACactgattaattaaggtaGTGACTAAACTGTTGATTGCATGTATACTCAGTAACTGCTTGATTAAGTTTTCTGGTGGTTTCTGTTTGACCAGTTATGTTGTTTGTAGTGTCAGCAGCTGATATCAAGGACATCTTGCAGCTAGTTTTGGACAGACTGGGTGATCCATGGTAATCGAGATTTCGATCTGATCAGTCATGTTCttgcattaattaactctCTTTTGGTAGTGTTTGTGTTGAAGGAAGAGATGGCTTGATGGAAGTCATAATCAAATCTTCAGCGGCTTCGAGTCAAGTAGCAGTCATGTTTATTCAACTACGAggtgtgttgttttgttgtaatgaTTTGAAGAtttaattgttgtgtttgttgtaaatTCCAAACATGTGCTTAGTAGCCTGTAGAATTTGGTGTATTTGGTAGTTATGACTGACTCGATAGTTCTTTATTTTCTACCTTTGCTGTCTAATTTGTGTGATTCTGGTTGTTGGGAGTTTAGAGCTATGGATATCTGGATTTACCTGTTTGTGTACAGTCTGATTGTTTGCTACAAGTTTATTTCTTaatttgtatgcatgtatggttCAATATGTTGGTGAAAATACTGAGATGTTATGTTTGGCTGAGTGAAGGATGAGAGGTTAATTATAACATATGAAGGAAGGAGCTTTGACAGGCTGGCTTAAATCTACTGTCTATTCTCTTAAGAAAACCTATTAGTAGCTATGCTGGAGTCGCAGATGTATTAATTAGATCTAAAAATTTCCAAGAATGGTAAAGCTTCTATTTTTATGTAAGCAGTGCGTTTGAATGGGTATTTGTAAATATAGGGAGGTGCACATatggttggacagacagactgactgactctTGGTCCAAGTTGTCTTATAACTTACTGATTTTTGGcatattgtagactgtaataatgtcttgtataagaaatatatgtattgacagacagacagacagacaaattactctggaaatgagaatagaccagacagagttgtgtatgactctgAGTGTAGCTACGACCTTGATGTAGCCATGGCTCATTctttcagccaagacactttaaagcaggtagctttagaggaaggttttgctgcagcaagaagggaggaaaggaagatgatcaaataccATAAGCAATAACTTGCCGGCAATACATCAaacctcaatttcactcctctggtatttgaacattttggaacttggggatcagaagctaccaactgttcaaacaaactagccagaagataaGGAGACTTTATTGAAGGCTTGGGTTTCACAAATGAATGTGGCATGACATGGTGACTTATTATCAGCTTAGCAAGCACAAGAAGGACAGTGGACATGTGCTACCAAAGGGTAGaccaaaaaacagacaaagatatgACTATTAAAATAGTAGTGATTTTTAAAATAGTAATTGACTTtgagtagcttgtttgcatttaatGTTAGAAATataatgtagagtttgtgtttcaataggTGACAGACAAGACATATGATTTCAAGATAAACTGACTAtcatttaactaattaaaatgTTTATAAGGTTAAATGAAATTTAAATTTGGAAAATTTCCACAAGACAAAGGTTGCACCCTAAGATGGACCATTTGCATAATTGTTTATCAGTATTTGTTAGCAGTTGTTGTTATTTCCTGAAACACGGTAGATACCTACAAACATAATGTGCATTATTTAGTGGTTGATGATGAGTTTCTTGACTTACTATGCAACTATGATTAGGTGTTGAGAGATTGCTGCAGGTTGCAGAGTGTACTCATTATGTTAAACAAGGCTCTGCTACGGCGCCTGAGGATGGGGCTCGTGTTTTACCAGTTGGGCAATCAACACGACTGCAAGTTTCAGTAGCACTGGCAAAACTGTACGAGAACTGTGGGTATGTCTCTTGTGGGTCTTGAGATTGTTTTTGCAGATGAGATTGTTGTGGTATGATTAGAGATCAGAAGAACCTATTCAAGGAAACCTGTGCATCATATGTtaggtttgtttgtcaaattaGCACTTTTGTGTTGAGTTTTGAAGTGACCTTATGACATGACATGCATGTAGCATGCATGTTAGCATATACACACTTGTACAGgttaaacagatagacaggaaggcagacagacagacagacagtttttagtgctttttcctgtgtgtttgttgtttgtggactgtagcacctaaaacattatgtcattgcctagcactctttgtatgatagatgaatgtttgaaaatatatgtgattgacagacagacagacagacagacagacagacagacagacagatgcattGTCATACACACATACCCACAAGCACAGTCATGTATACTTACTCTCTTACACATTTATCTCTTATTATGGCACACTATGTCTGTATTCTTTATTCCTCTAATATGTTGCAGTGAGGGAGTTCAGCAAGAAACTGGTGAAGCTATGCTTGCTGTTATGTCTGCACTTTCTGCACTTCTTCAGGTTTGTTATTGCATTTTTATATACCAGGTATTTATCTTTCTAATTTCTGTTATCTACTTCTGTAGGGAATTCCAGAAATTGGAGGTAATGTATTTGGTAATGCAGAAGTATTGAGTAAGATGATACAGCTTGCTCAATCTGATGACAGCACAGCAAAGGTAGCATGCAGTATCATCTCAGTGCATTTATTTTGATGTGAAGTTCTGTTGACCCTAGCGAGTTGCAGCTGAAGCTATGGCTCATGCAGCTTCAGACAAGACTCGATGTACAGCTATTTTGGGAGAGGTTAGTGTCATATTTTATGACCATGTCCTAATGTGGTGTGTACGTACACATTGGTATTATAGGGTTTTGAAGTGTTGAAAGAATTGTACAAATCGAAAGATGATGCCATTCGTGTACGAGCCTTAGTGGTCAGTCTCATCATGTTGAGTGCAATTGTACTAGAATTATAACACAAAATTTGATTTTAGGGTTTGTGTAGGCTTAGTTCAATAGGAGAAGGCAATACCAATGATCGTCCATTAGCTGAGGGGTCAACATTGCGTCTTTATAAGGCTGCACGAAAGTATCTAGTAGAGGAAAAGAAAGATGTAGAATTACAAAAGTGGGCAGCTGAAGGAGTCGCATTTCTTGTGATAGACGCTGATGTGAAGGTTAGTTGACTGATTGAATGCAACTTTTTGACgttatattacaaatttataGGAGGCTCTGGTTGATGATGAGAAAGCACTTGAATCATTGCTGGACTTAGCAAAGgtctgtagttgtagttgttgtgttgttgtcacTATGTTGGTTATTATTATTTCGACATTTTTAAATTGTTTGAATAGACCATACTATGTACATTTTAATCAATTCTTACAACagatatttttactttttgtaTCAACCAGACGTCTGAAAACATTACTATTTTATTACCTATCTATTTAGTGAAGTGACCTTCATATGTTTTGTCAACAAGGTCTGTGTTTGGTcgtaatattattattaaaccAAGGCACGTATGTgtagggttacagtagtgtgtcagtagacagacggatggatggacatctGGTtggccaattggaatgcagcacatgcttctgtgtgcttgcttgtctggGAGTGCAGCAGCTGTTCCGTCTTGTTGCAGCAATATTCTGTTGTACTGTGTTGTTACAAGCATGACCGTTGTTGAAGCGTCTGCAGTGCGAGGTGTTGTTTTCCGTGTTAATCCGGCCACATGAGTGGATTTGTTGTTCAAGCTTGGATGTGTCTTGAGTTGCGTCATTGTGCTGGTTTGTGGGTTGATTAATCATTATGGCTTTACGTTTGGGTATGTGGGGTCTTTGGCTTATAAACTGATGTTCTGAATCGCTAAAGCAATatcgtatttcttcaattaaacgCCACGCTGCATTTATTTTGTAGCTAGCATTGCAACTACGGCGTTGAAATGAGGGTGGCTTTTATTGGAGGGgtgttttatttgttaaaGATTTTCTATCTGTGCTTTTAGAGTGTCACgctgtaggtttgacaccttttcaagagaacaacacttacCATAGTTAGTGGTACGCATTTCTCAATTTGAAACGCCATATGGTGAAAAACAGTATCCGTATAGTCTAGAGAAACGTTTGTCTCACGTATGCCTCCGTAGAAGTTGTACGATTTTTTCTTCAAAATACCAGCAATAAATGAAATGTAGCGTTTATTCGAGGGTGGCTTtcaattgaagaaatacagtagGTGAGGAATTACATTGCGTTGACAAAATCTCAAAACCACAATGGCAGCTGATCGTTTAGCACGTTAGTGCTTCTTCGTTATTGTTTTGTGGTCAACCTAATCAGTCTGATTTATAAGGTCAGTTTGGAGGTTGTAAGGTTTACTGTAAGCACCAGAACTAAACCCTGCATCAGACGTATTTAGATCATCATGGCTGTTTGGACAttagacatgactttacataGAATTTGAGTGGATTCAAGAAGCACAATTTTTGTAAGTGCTGCATGTCTTGATGACCAATCATATATGTCATGCTGAACCAGATCAGTCATCTTTGTGGTTGTttttattagtagtagtattgtgtgtgtgtgtgtgtgtgtgtgtgtgtttgtgtgtgtgtgtgtgtgtgtgtgagtgtgtgtgcgtgagtgtgtacTTGCTGACACCCATACATATGTTTTACATGTAGTTTCATCTTGTGGCTCTCTGTATAGATTGGTGATCAGACTGTTGTGTTTGGCATTGCCAGTATGTTGGTTAGTCTCACCAACAGTTATGATAAACCACAACTAGATCCAGAGATGGAAGAACTTGGTAAATACGCACAGCAGAACTTACCCACACCACATGAGAAGGTCAATATGTTCTACTTTCTTTTGTCAGTTGTATGCAATTAGACGTGTTACAGGATGCTGACGAATATGTCAAAAAAAGAATAGAAAAATTAATGAAGGTTGTTGGTGGTTGATGGAGTGTCCAACTAGTTTTTCTGATTTGTGTTTTGGACAGGCTGGTGTAATTGTGGCTTTAGCACACCTAGCTGGCAATACAGAATCAGCAGTCAGCAGGGAGATGCTGTCTAGGTACTACATGTTGGTTTTGTAGTTACAGTTATATGTAAAGGGTATTGTGCTGGATGTTTTTTCAGCATCTTTACATTgtttgcttattaattaacccaAAGCATGAATgcactagggttacagtagtcACTAGTATgtcagtagacagacagacagatagacaaacaggcggacagccaattggaatgcagctcATATGCTCATTATTATTGCTGGTGTTCATAGCTTGCCATTTGTAAACAATCCCACATGCTAGTCAATGCAATGTGTCCAGCCGTCTTCTTAAGCTCTTGAATGTTGAGCAGGTGCCAGTACGTTCTGCAGCAGCTGTTCTGTACCTAAGCTAGCAGtcaagggtttagcactttagtgctccTTCATTAATCCAAGGCACGCTGCTATAGACCAATGACTCGATGACCAACTTGATAGTCGGATATTGGTGGTTCTCTGGGCGAGTCAATAGACAGTTGCGGGCGGTATTATCTACTCTGTCTAGGTCCACTGTTCTTACTGTATCTGTTGTGTGCACTTGCACCTGTCAGTCTACTTTCTGTTCTTTCGTAGCAGTGTGCGTATTCCACTGTGTTTCTTGTAGATTTCGATGCAGATGAAGCTGTTTTGGCAAAGACTGCCGGTCCTTTATTAGCCTGCTGTTTAGACATGTCTTGGCATGTAGTGTCTAGTGACGTGTATGTGACCTTGTATCTCATGACTTACCATATGTGCGTCCTTTTACCTAAGCTAGCAGCCGAGgttttagcactttagtgatTCTTCATTGATTACAGTACTTATATTAGGTTGTACTACGGACCAATTTTATAACAAGCAATCTGTCGATACAGTACATCATTGCAGCTTTAAGAGAAACTGCTGTAATTGAGTACTTCTACAactacagtagaaccttgctaatcTCAACCTTGCTCATCCAAATCCGAATTACTTTTGTGCCCTGCCTCACTTACCCACATCATAATAGGCAGTCTGATCCAGGTTGCTGCCGAACTCACTGACAGTGTTGTTATCTTAGTCTTCAGCAAATGTGTAAATCCAACTATTTCTTAAATCCTGATTGTCACAGTATTCAGATGTATATAGTCGTCGCAGTGGTGTGTTTTCCATAAACATGACATGTGGAGACATACCTAAATGTGccagtggtctgggtgtcAGAGGTGAGTTCAAGACCTTGGAGGCTATGCATTTCTGTAATccgaacaacttcactaatctaAATGACTTCACTGATATGAGGAGGGGTTGGGGTGGGGCTGTTTGGATGAGCGAGTGAGGTTCGACTGTATTGCACAACACTATAGTTTTGAATAGATTTTGTCTTTAAGTAGTACATATGATGCTAGAAAGTTGCATCTTAAAATTGTATGCAAACGTTACTTTTGCATATAAAACATGTGACTGATAAATATTGTTCGATGTAGTCTCCTAACCTTTTTAAAATGTTGAAATGTTAGGGTTGACACAAGTAAAATAAAATGATGCTGCAAAAGTGATTATGCATGGTTAGCTAAGAACTGAGCTGCTATTTAGTGTTCAAAGATGCAAATgtagtgttttgttgtttgaaatAGAGTGTTCTTGGCGCTAGTGAATGATCAGAAGCACAGAGGCATGGTGATTCAGCTGGGAGGAGCAAAGGTCTGGGCAGACCtgtgtcttttgtttgttttgaaaatttatgttttgtttTAGGCATTATTGCCGATGGCATTGGAAGGTACAGAGAAAGGAAAGCATTTTGCAGCACAAGCGGTTGCTAAAATTGCAATAACAGCAGATCCAAGGATGGCATTTCCAGGACAAAGGGTACAATTGTGGGGGATGGGGCAACACGAAATATTAGGAGAGACATGAAATTGCAACTTGACGAGTTTACAGTGTTGACAAATTGTTATTTTATCCTCATCGATAGATTAATCAGGAGACAGACGGAAAACAGGGTGATGGCAGATTGATGGACTGATGAATtgatacacagacaagaaGGCgaagaaacagagaaatgagaaaacagacagacagagagctgtatacaacagctagacagacagaaagattgtcagcggacagatagacacagataGAATATTTCAAATATCAATTTTTCTAGTACAGTTACATTATTTAAaaactatttttattttattttattttattttactttattttattatgtattttatttttattattaatttaatttataattatagaTTTTATTTTTGAAAAGAAACAGACTTAAGTAAgtagataaacagataaacagatctACTATACACATAGAGAAGTAAGTAGACAAAGACATTAATTGTTATAAACTCTGTCAATGTTAGACCTAAAATTGTCGCTGCGAGACCTACAACAGACACATTACATTGATTGTTGTGCAACAACAATCTGATATCACAGTTTCTAGCCAAAAAATTGTGTTACTAACATTTGCATATTGTATTACTTCTTGATTGTCTTTCATTCTCGCAGGTGTTGGAGACAGTACGACCATTGGTGCAATTACTAAAATCAGAGCATGTTAGTGCATCTATCCTTTGATAGGAATGATTTTATTAATGTAGTGTAATAATACGATGATTTATTGAAAGGGTTTGCAGCAGTTTGAGGCTTTGATGGCGCTCACAAACTTGTCATCATTGGATGCCGATGTTAGGTGAGACTTTTTCTATAGATCGACTGTGGCAGGTGTGACTTCGTGATTTTGTCATGTTGATGTagaaatcgtattgtgaaaGAGAAAGGTATACAGTACATTGAATCGCTGCAGTTTGAAGATCACGAACTGCTGCGTCGTGCAGCGACCGAATGTATGTGCAATATGGTAATGAACGAAGAGGTTTGTGATGACATATTGAATACTGTGATACCCGTATTTGCATCGGACTATGTATGTAGGTGTTTGAAATGTATGTCAAAGACTCACCAACAGAAAGAGTGAAGCTCATGACGTTGTTTGCTGGCGAGGAGGATTTTGAATTAGCTCGGTCTGATTTGCTGCTTTGTGTGTCGTTGATTGTTTGCActgattgttgtttgttggtaaACAGGGCCGCGTCTGGAGCATTAGCCATGCTCACAACTAATAAGCGAATTTGTGAGAAAATGATGGAggtctgtttgtgtggttgttgttgttgtggtggtggtagtaGGATGGTTGTGTTAGGTACGGCCTTGTCTTGAAGTtttgcagcagttgttgtgCTCGGACAAGAACGAGCTACAGTACAGGTAGAATGTCTCTTTGTGATGttttatgtgttttgtttcGTTAGTTTGTAAGTGCTGGTttcactgtgtgtttgtgagcaAGTAATGCAGATGAAATTTTTTCactaaaaattaatgaaaCTAAAAATCTTTTTACACTTACTGACTGTCAGGCATTTGTTGTACCATGTAGAGAGAAATGAACAGCATAATGGATGGACAAATTTTGGTGACAATTGTAATTTGCAATTAGGTGATTGAAGAGTAAATTGtcaaaattaaaagttatcAAATTATTAGTTTCCTGGACTCCCAATTAGTTGGGCTgcatccatgtgtgtgtgtgtgtgtgtgtgcgcgcgcacgcatgcgcacgcatgtgtgcatgtgcacatgtctgcgtgtgtgtgtgtgtgtgtgtgtgtgtgtgtgtgtgtgtgtggtgtgtgtgtgtgtgtgtgtgtgtgtgtgcatgcgtgcgtgcgtgtgtgtgcagtaaCTGTTTCGAAATGCCAGATCTACAGTACAGAACAAACACACCATGTACATCTGTTTGATATCATACATTGACGGAACTCGTACATAGCCAAAATTAATAATTGCCAAAATTAAACATTAGACAGTTTGGCCAAATGTTATCCTCAACAGAATTTCTCGGTCTTCAGTAGTTGATTTGTTGTCATGCAAAAAGTCACCAATAAAAATGCCTGTACAAATCACATTGGCAGATGATTTGTTTGGAATATCAATAGTAATGTCTAGTCCTCTGACACATGACTGGCACCAAACAAATCATCTGGGTCTATGTGCACcacgtgtacacacatgcattcaCACGGGGTAGAGCTTGCAGGTGGTACAATCACAACCGAGTATGAAGTACTACATGTTTTTGTAAAACACAAAGAAACGGATAATTAACACAAATGGTGATCTGTGTGATGCTCCCTACACTTACGGCAATGAATGTCTACCTTCATTCTGTTCACTCTCTAAGTCCATCTGTCAGTAATTGTCTATACAATTGACTTCCTTGTTCGTATTATGTCAGCTTGGTATGTCTAGTACTTAGTAGTCAGTTATTGGCAATGTCTTATAGCGGTGCGGGATATAATGGTCAGTCATCAGACATTTGTCTGCCCAAATCATGTCGACCGTACTTAATTACCGAACGGTTGGCACATCTGTTCAGTCAACAAGGTTGGCCATTTCAATGTCTGTTAATGCAGATGACTATGTGTCTTAGTCTGCCTCCTGTTATAGTTTGCTTAGATCTAATCACAGCAATAAAGACTTAAATTTAGTGTAACTTCAGTGCATTAAAGAAGCAAGAGCACAGACATGTATAAACATTTTGTGCCTTGTTACACACAATGTCTACAGTTGCTTCTGGGAAACTATGCATGCATACTTATATTCATACATATTTAGATTTATTAATACAGTAATATGCTGCTGTTGCTAGGATGTCTGATAACTTTTTATGGATATCTGGTCACCCATGAGTCGTCATGTCCTGCACTGTATAGTATATTGTCAATGTTCTGTATGATGTCAAAACCTAGGTGGCATATTAATCTACTTAATCTGCTAATCTTCTTTAGGGGTGTTTACATAGTGTACAACATGATCAATAACAGCAAAGAAATTGCTGAAAAGGTTTGTTATATGTTTGATTTTATACGATATCCTTTTGAAGACAATATGTCTGGTGTTAGCTGATAGAAAACAATGGATTGGAAATCTTGATGGCTCTGTCCCAGGAATCGGTTGTTTCTGATGAGACAAAGTTGTGGACGGGCAAGACTCTAGACCGGCTAGTAGACTGGGGTCTTATTCAACCAGCACAGTCTAGTAGTACATCATAGGAGCAAATAGCCAATGAGTCAGATTACTGTCTTAGGATTTTAGTTTATAACTTAGCAGTGACTAAAAGGGTAATGAAATGCAGTCAGTGTGTCACCAGGTAACGGTGAGGCCACAGACAATTTGGGTCTGGCAGGTATCCTTAGGCTTCAATACTGCCTATGTGAAAATCATTTGTATTTTGTACTTTCCTAAGATTTCATTTGTTGGCAATGCTTTTGCTTAGGGAACATGTCATAACTGGTAGATGTGTTGTAAAGGCTCatgtgcgcatgcacacacacacacacacacacacacacacacacacacacacacacacacacacacacacttgctgtGCTATGCAAAGGTAAGAATTTCATCCAGTTTAGCATCAACTGTGCAGCTGCTTTGCATGGCAGAAGCATAAACATGTTGACaaatggcataattttctgtTTCTTGTATAGATCACCGTGTGCCTTTGCCCTATGCTGCAGGTGCATGGCTACGTATACCTAGCATGACAACATATATACACTGCACTACGATATGTAACTAGCAATTGCTTATGCAAACGACCTCACAAACTACAACTCAATTGCTAATTCTCGAGTTTAGGATTTGCAGCTGACAGACTCTTTCCCGCCACGTCATGCTTCCTGCACACTTGGAGCTAGGAAGAGCTTCACATGTGGAACTGGTTTCTCATGTAGAGTCTCACCTGGGAGTATGACGTGGTGGGAAAGAgtctggctacacaagactaatGACAGACCTGTTGCTGGTACGGTACTATAGTATACTggtagtacaagtgtgtggATTTACTGACTGTGCTACATATAAACGTTCCATAGTAATTTCCTTTGTGTAGGTAGAAAATGACATAATAATTCAATTAATTCAATCATACTAGAACCCAGACTCAGCGTTTGCATTTATGGCATAAATACATTAAACATGACCGCAGT is a window of Corticium candelabrum chromosome 20, ooCorCand1.1, whole genome shotgun sequence DNA encoding:
- the LOC134195559 gene encoding protein unc-45 homolog B-like gives rise to the protein MALSEDTVLSLKEKGNQMFAAGQYVEAAETYSRALKRCEKGDETAQTLHKNRAACYLKLERYGDAVADTTAVLTIAPNDIKSLFRRSQALEKLGKTEDAYKDIKTLLYIDPKNREGIAAGRRLMIALSSKAELQSTTDGKVSEAMKILLGSEQSQQDKVKAAKMLAVLAQQEAGAEQIFRIDGVAKFLPQLNGDNAELALPLLLVLAHLCDGHQSRASAVLNQVTTDTLSSLLRSSNSDVSKRTAFVLHRSLTSAVSEDKREHRGSKQAVVVVSAADIKDILQLVLDRLGDPCVCVEGRDGLMEVIIKSSAASSQVAVMFIQLRGVERLLQVAECTHYVKQGSATAPEDGARVLPVGQSTRLQVSVALAKLYENCGDQKNLFKETCASYVSEGVQQETGEAMLAVMSALSALLQGIPEIGGNVFGNAEVLSKMIQLAQSDDSTAKRVAAEAMAHAASDKTRCTAILGEGFEVLKELYKSKDDAIRVRALVGLCRLSSIGEGNTNDRPLAEGSTLRLYKAARKYLVEEKKDVELQKWAAEGVAFLVIDADVKEALVDDEKALESLLDLAKIGDQTVVFGIASMLVSLTNSYDKPQLDPEMEELGKYAQQNLPTPHEKDADEYVKKRIEKLMKAGVIVALAHLAGNTESAVSREMLSRVFLALVNDQKHRGMVIQLGGAKALLPMALEGTEKGKHFAAQAVAKIAITADPRMAFPGQRVLETVRPLVQLLKSEHGLQQFEALMALTNLSSLDADVRNRIVKEKGIQYIESLQFEDHELLRRAATECMCNMVMNEEVFEMYVKDSPTERVKLMTLFAGEEDFELARAASGALAMLTTNKRICEKMMEVRPCLEVLQQLLCSDKNELQYRGVYIVYNMINNSKEIAEKLIENNGLEILMALSQESVVSDETKLWTGKTLDRLVDWGLIQPAQSSSTS